The Psychrobacillus sp. FSL K6-2836 nucleotide sequence TCCAGTGTCATCTAGCGGTCACGTAATGATTGCTAGTGAGATTTTGGGGCTAGGTGAACAAGGATTTACGTTTGCCATATTAACAAATACAGCCTCACTATTTGCAATACTTTATATTTATAGAAAAGATATCACAAGACTTGCAGTAAATTCACAACTTTATTTGAAAACGAAAAATCTTCGTTATAAGAGTGATTTTCGTTTTGTTTTCTTTGTCGTTATTGGCACTATTCCAGCAGCTGTCCTTGGAATAGTGTTAAGTGACTATATAGCAGAAAATGTTAGTATGACAACGATTGCCGTGATGCTCTTCGTAACCGGGATTGCCTTGTGGTTAATTCGCAATCTAAAAGGTAAAAAAGACGAGCGTGATATTACAATAAAAGATGCTTTCATTGTGGGATTAGGGCAGGCTGTCGCGTTAACGCCAGGGATTAGTCGTTCAGGTGCAACGATTATTTCAGCTATCGCTGTTGGAATGAAACAAGATACGGCACTTCGATTTTCATTTATGTTATATATTCCCGTGAGTCTTGGAGGAGTTATACTAGGGTTCTCTGATTTTCTGAATGAACCGAATAAAGGAGACTTAGCTATT carries:
- a CDS encoding undecaprenyl-diphosphate phosphatase; translation: PVSSSGHVMIASEILGLGEQGFTFAILTNTASLFAILYIYRKDITRLAVNSQLYLKTKNLRYKSDFRFVFFVVIGTIPAAVLGIVLSDYIAENVSMTTIAVMLFVTGIALWLIRNLKGKKDERDITIKDAFIVGLGQAVALTPGISRSGATIISAIAVGMKQDTALRFSFMLYIPVSLGGVILGFSDFLNEPNKGDLAIPYLAAFIATLLMTYFAMKWFMGIMKNGKLVYFTYYCFIAGALLLIFF